In Streptomyces nojiriensis, one genomic interval encodes:
- a CDS encoding phosphatidylglycerol lysyltransferase domain-containing protein, which translates to MGEVRLTSAETDRTAAPATGPSAGRKETGGDPAGRAAASGRETGRGSARSRHGAAFAVWYLRAVTFVNFLSAVWVSLGQDLRRHNIEDFYTPYMLTAGFASGLFTLLLAVTLGRRKRASWILNLVLSGLLALLLAYALSTHEEIREHTQNWVSLVLTAAFTAALLLGRHEFYAKGDRSNPALASAVAAIGLLLTSLVAALLVGATNTSPIASEASFPERWWYGVMRLITLTPGERASEAITTPGWVDVFINVMSMLLLLAVLFAAFRSRRAVDPISEEDEERLRALLARQGDRDSLGYFALRREKSVIWSPTGKAAVTYRVVGGVSLASGDPIGDPEAWPGAIDPWLAEAREHGWVPAVMGASEEAGQIYARHGLDALELGDEAIVETADFTLEGRAMRTVRQAFNRVKRAGYTVRIRRHDDIPSDEMAELVRRADDWRDGATERGFSMALGRLGDPADGQCVMLECTDGNGELRAVLSFVPWGPKGLSLDLMRRDRDSENGLMEFMVIELLERSKEIGVTQVSLNFAMFRSVFERGSRLGAGPVLRMWRSLLSFFSRWWQIESLYRANAKYRPIWEPRFMLFEKSSDLLRIGVAAGRAEGFLEAPGLPKWLHRRHLETRR; encoded by the coding sequence ATGGGAGAGGTCCGTTTGACCAGCGCAGAGACCGACCGCACCGCCGCACCGGCGACCGGTCCGTCAGCCGGCAGGAAAGAGACCGGCGGCGACCCCGCCGGCAGGGCGGCGGCGAGCGGCCGGGAGACCGGCCGGGGGAGCGCCCGCTCACGGCACGGCGCCGCGTTCGCGGTGTGGTACCTGCGCGCCGTCACCTTCGTCAACTTCCTCAGCGCGGTGTGGGTTTCGCTCGGGCAGGACCTCAGGCGCCACAACATCGAGGACTTCTACACCCCGTACATGCTCACCGCGGGGTTCGCCTCCGGACTGTTCACGCTGCTGCTCGCCGTCACCCTCGGCCGCCGCAAGCGGGCCTCCTGGATCCTCAACCTCGTCCTCAGCGGCCTCCTGGCGCTGCTGCTCGCCTACGCGCTCTCCACGCACGAGGAGATCCGCGAGCACACGCAGAACTGGGTCTCCCTGGTCCTGACCGCCGCCTTCACGGCGGCCCTGCTGCTGGGCCGCCACGAGTTCTACGCCAAGGGCGACCGCTCCAACCCCGCGCTCGCCAGCGCCGTCGCCGCCATCGGCCTGCTGCTCACCTCGCTGGTCGCGGCCCTGCTCGTCGGCGCCACCAACACCTCCCCGATCGCCTCGGAGGCCTCCTTCCCGGAGCGCTGGTGGTACGGCGTGATGCGGCTGATCACCCTGACGCCCGGTGAACGGGCCTCCGAGGCGATCACCACGCCCGGCTGGGTGGACGTCTTCATCAACGTCATGTCGATGCTGCTGCTGCTCGCCGTGCTGTTCGCCGCCTTCCGCTCGCGCCGCGCCGTCGACCCGATCAGCGAGGAGGACGAGGAGCGGCTGCGGGCCCTGCTGGCCCGCCAGGGCGACCGCGACTCGCTCGGCTACTTCGCGCTGCGCCGCGAGAAGTCCGTCATCTGGTCCCCCACCGGCAAGGCCGCCGTCACCTATCGCGTCGTCGGCGGGGTCTCCCTGGCCTCCGGCGACCCGATCGGCGACCCCGAGGCCTGGCCGGGCGCCATCGATCCCTGGCTGGCCGAGGCCCGCGAGCACGGCTGGGTGCCGGCCGTGATGGGGGCGAGCGAGGAGGCCGGGCAGATCTACGCCCGGCACGGCCTGGACGCCCTGGAACTCGGTGACGAGGCGATCGTCGAGACCGCCGACTTCACCCTGGAGGGCCGCGCCATGCGGACCGTCCGGCAGGCCTTCAACCGCGTCAAGCGGGCCGGGTACACCGTCCGCATCCGCCGCCACGACGACATCCCGTCCGACGAGATGGCCGAGCTGGTGCGCCGCGCCGACGACTGGCGCGACGGCGCCACCGAGCGCGGCTTCTCCATGGCGCTGGGCCGGCTGGGCGACCCCGCCGACGGCCAGTGCGTGATGCTGGAGTGCACCGACGGCAACGGCGAGCTGCGGGCCGTGCTGTCCTTCGTACCGTGGGGGCCCAAGGGTCTGTCGCTGGACCTGATGCGCCGCGACCGGGACTCCGAGAACGGCCTGATGGAGTTCATGGTCATCGAACTCCTCGAACGCTCCAAGGAGATCGGGGTCACCCAGGTCTCCCTCAACTTCGCGATGTTCCGGTCCGTCTTCGAGCGCGGTTCCCGGCTCGGCGCCGGTCCCGTGCTGCGGATGTGGCGCTCGCTGCTCAGCTTCTTCTCCCGCTGGTGGCAGATCGAGTCCCTCTACCGGGCCAACGCCAAATACCGGCCGATCTGGGAACCGCGGTTCATGCTCTTCGAGAAGAGTTCGGACCTGCTGCGGATCGGTGTCGCGGCCGGACGGGCCGAAGGCTTCCTGGAGGCCCCCGGCCTTCCGAAGTGGCTGCACCGCAGACACCTGGAGACCCGCCGTTGA
- the cobT gene encoding nicotinate-nucleotide--dimethylbenzimidazole phosphoribosyltransferase codes for MSTLNLDDFSDLIERPDGGVRRDAEERRERLAVPPGALGRLDELAEWLAAAQGQVPVKPIERPRVVLFAADHGIAAQGVSARAASTGHELVRAVLDGASPVAVLAGRLGATIRIVDAGLDCDPELLPADVVGHRVRRGSGRIDVEDALTAEEAEAAVRLGMRIADEEADSGTDLVVLGDLSVGGTTVAATLVAALCGTDASVVTGRGGVPIDDLAWMRKCAAIRDALRRARPVLGDQVALLAAVGGADVAAITGFLLQCAVRRTPVILDGVVSAACGLVAQRAAFRAPDWWLAGQASGEPGQAKALDRMALNPVLDHGVTVGEGTGALLALPLVQAAAALAAELPERAVEEPTE; via the coding sequence ATGAGCACGCTGAATCTCGACGACTTCTCCGATCTGATCGAGCGCCCCGACGGGGGCGTCCGGCGTGACGCCGAGGAACGCCGTGAGCGCCTCGCCGTCCCGCCCGGCGCGCTGGGCCGGCTCGACGAACTCGCCGAGTGGCTCGCCGCCGCGCAGGGGCAGGTTCCGGTCAAACCGATCGAGCGCCCCCGCGTGGTGCTGTTCGCCGCCGACCACGGGATCGCCGCCCAGGGCGTTTCCGCCCGGGCCGCGTCCACCGGCCACGAACTGGTGCGTGCCGTCCTCGACGGGGCCAGCCCCGTGGCCGTCCTGGCCGGCCGGCTCGGCGCCACCATACGGATCGTCGACGCCGGCCTCGACTGCGATCCCGAGCTGCTCCCCGCGGACGTGGTCGGGCACCGGGTGCGGCGCGGCAGCGGCCGGATCGACGTGGAGGACGCGCTGACGGCCGAGGAGGCCGAGGCCGCGGTGCGGCTCGGGATGCGGATCGCCGACGAGGAGGCCGACTCCGGAACGGATCTGGTCGTCCTCGGTGACCTGAGCGTGGGCGGGACCACGGTCGCCGCGACCCTCGTCGCCGCCCTGTGCGGAACCGATGCCTCGGTGGTCACCGGCCGCGGCGGCGTGCCCATCGACGACCTGGCCTGGATGCGCAAGTGCGCGGCGATCCGCGACGCGCTGCGCCGGGCCCGCCCGGTCCTGGGCGACCAGGTGGCGCTGCTGGCCGCGGTCGGCGGTGCGGACGTGGCCGCCATCACCGGATTCCTCCTCCAGTGTGCGGTGCGCCGTACTCCGGTCATCCTTGACGGTGTCGTTTCGGCGGCGTGCGGGCTGGTGGCCCAGCGGGCCGCGTTCCGGGCTCCGGACTGGTGGCTGGCCGGACAGGCCAGCGGCGAGCCGGGCCAGGCGAAGGCACTTGACCGAATGGCGCTCAACCCGGTGCTCGATCACGGCGTCACAGTAGGTGAAGGTACCGGGGCATTGCTGGCCCTCCCCCTCGTCCAGGCGGCCGCCGCACTCGCGGCGGAACTCCCGGAGCGGGCGGTGGAGGAGCCGACGGAATGA